A window from Actimicrobium sp. CCC2.4 encodes these proteins:
- the purF gene encoding amidophosphoribosyltransferase, whose translation MCGIVGVVSQSPVNQLIYDALLLLQHRGQDAAGIATSHANMFYMHKANGLVRDVFRTRNMRSLQGNIGIGQCRYPTAGSASAEEAQPFYVNAPFGITLAHNGNLTNWEQLKIEMFKNDRRHINTSSDSEVLLNVLAHEIQQATSGYSLDPAALFKAVAVLHQRVRGSYAVVAQISGYGLLAFRDPYGIRPLCIGINETPKGNEYVVASESVALEGLGFRFLRDVMPGEAIFIDNDGQLYNQQCAENPTLNPCAFEFVYFARPDSVIDGASVYAARLKMGEYLAEKIKREFTAGDIDVVMPIPDSSRPAAMELAMKLNLDYREGFIKNRYIGRTFLMPGQAIRSKSVRQKLNAIGSEFKGKSVLLVDDSIVRGTTSREIVQMARDSGAKRVIFASAAPPVKFPNVYGIDMPTRNELIAYGRSNDEICREITADALVYQDIDALKRSITDTNPALRNFEASCFDGVYVTGDISRDYLDRIEFARNNPLPESEDAVRSQLNLNLAQVD comes from the coding sequence ATGTGTGGCATCGTCGGCGTCGTTTCCCAAAGTCCTGTCAATCAACTGATCTACGATGCACTGCTGCTGTTGCAGCATCGCGGTCAGGATGCAGCAGGTATCGCAACCAGTCATGCAAACATGTTCTACATGCACAAGGCCAATGGTCTCGTGCGTGATGTTTTTCGCACGCGCAATATGCGCTCCTTGCAAGGCAATATCGGTATCGGCCAGTGCCGCTATCCGACCGCCGGTTCCGCCAGTGCCGAAGAAGCCCAGCCGTTTTATGTCAATGCGCCGTTCGGCATCACGCTGGCGCATAACGGCAATCTGACCAACTGGGAACAGTTGAAGATCGAGATGTTCAAGAACGATCGCCGTCACATCAATACGTCGTCGGATTCGGAAGTGCTGCTCAATGTGCTGGCACATGAAATCCAGCAAGCCACCAGTGGCTACTCGCTGGACCCGGCCGCCCTGTTCAAGGCGGTCGCGGTGCTGCATCAGCGTGTGCGCGGCTCCTATGCCGTGGTCGCACAAATTTCCGGTTACGGTTTGCTGGCGTTCCGCGATCCGTACGGTATCCGTCCGCTGTGCATCGGTATCAACGAAACGCCAAAGGGCAACGAATACGTTGTTGCCAGCGAATCGGTGGCGCTCGAAGGCCTGGGTTTCCGTTTCCTGCGTGACGTAATGCCGGGCGAAGCGATCTTTATCGACAACGATGGCCAGCTCTACAACCAGCAATGTGCAGAGAATCCGACCCTCAATCCGTGTGCGTTCGAGTTTGTGTATTTTGCCCGTCCGGATTCGGTCATCGATGGTGCTTCGGTCTATGCCGCGCGCCTGAAAATGGGCGAATACCTGGCCGAAAAAATCAAGCGTGAATTTACCGCTGGCGACATCGATGTGGTGATGCCTATCCCGGATTCGTCCCGCCCTGCGGCGATGGAACTTGCAATGAAGCTGAACCTCGATTATCGCGAAGGCTTTATCAAGAATCGCTACATCGGTCGGACTTTCCTGATGCCGGGACAGGCAATTCGCAGCAAGTCGGTACGCCAGAAGCTCAATGCGATCGGTTCCGAATTCAAGGGCAAGAGCGTGCTGCTGGTCGATGATTCGATCGTGCGTGGCACCACCAGCCGCGAGATCGTCCAGATGGCGCGCGACTCCGGTGCCAAACGGGTGATTTTTGCCTCGGCGGCACCACCGGTCAAGTTCCCGAATGTCTACGGTATCGACATGCCGACCCGCAACGAGTTGATTGCCTACGGTCGCAGCAACGATGAAATCTGCCGCGAGATCACCGCTGACGCGCTGGTGTACCAGGATATCGACGCCCTGAAACGCTCGATTACCGATACCAATCCGGCGCTGCGCAATTTCGAGGCGTCCTGTTTTGATGGTGTCTACGTCACCGGCGACATCTCGCGCGATTATCTTGATCGCATCGAATTCGCCCGCAACAATCCCTTGCCCGAGAGCGAGGACGCTGTCCGTTCGCAACTCAACCTCAATCTCGCGCAGGTCGATTAA
- a CDS encoding cystathionine gamma-synthase family protein yields the protein MTDTCNYGFTTTILHSDRQKPIEHGALHKPIHTSVAFGYKDARELAAVFQGKQPGYRYGRQGNPTVSALEDKITLMEDGQGSICFATGMAAIAAIVQSLLREGDHVVSSAFLFGNTNSLWQTVAGQGAEVSFVDATDVALVEAALTPATRVVFVETIANPRTQVADLKRIGALCAARGIIYVVDNTMTSPYLFRPKSVGASLVVNALTKSIGGHGNALGGSLTDTGLFDWSAYPNIFDNYKRAPARQWGLAQIRAKALRDFGGSLGPEAAHHLSVGSETMALRLDRECTNALAVAQMLEADPRVAAVHYPGLPSHPQHALAGELFRAFGSLFSFELRADVDCFDYLNRLRLAIPASNLGDTRTLVIPVAHTIFFEMGAERRASMGIAESLIRVSVGIEDTVDLVEDFRQALGQDTQAS from the coding sequence ATGACAGACACCTGCAACTACGGCTTTACCACCACGATCCTGCACAGCGACCGCCAAAAGCCGATCGAGCACGGTGCCCTGCACAAGCCTATCCATACGTCCGTCGCTTTCGGCTACAAGGATGCGCGTGAGCTTGCGGCAGTGTTTCAGGGCAAGCAACCGGGCTACCGCTATGGCCGTCAAGGCAATCCGACGGTCTCGGCACTGGAAGACAAGATCACGTTGATGGAAGATGGCCAGGGCAGCATCTGCTTCGCCACTGGCATGGCGGCCATTGCTGCGATCGTGCAATCCTTGCTGCGCGAAGGCGATCATGTGGTGTCGTCGGCGTTCTTGTTCGGTAACACCAATAGCTTGTGGCAGACCGTGGCAGGGCAGGGTGCCGAGGTCAGTTTTGTTGATGCGACCGATGTCGCGCTGGTCGAGGCGGCGTTGACGCCGGCGACACGTGTGGTCTTCGTGGAAACCATCGCCAATCCACGCACGCAGGTTGCCGACCTCAAGCGCATCGGCGCGTTGTGCGCGGCGCGTGGAATCATTTACGTCGTCGATAACACGATGACGTCGCCCTATCTGTTTCGTCCCAAATCGGTTGGTGCCAGCCTGGTCGTCAATGCACTGACCAAGTCGATTGGCGGTCATGGCAATGCGCTGGGCGGCAGCCTGACCGATACGGGTTTGTTTGACTGGAGCGCCTATCCGAATATCTTCGACAATTACAAGCGTGCTCCGGCACGGCAGTGGGGATTGGCGCAGATCCGGGCCAAGGCCTTGCGTGATTTTGGCGGTTCGCTCGGTCCGGAAGCGGCGCATCACTTGTCGGTCGGGTCCGAAACCATGGCGTTGCGCCTTGACAGGGAGTGTACGAATGCGCTAGCTGTTGCGCAGATGCTGGAAGCCGATCCACGCGTGGCGGCGGTGCACTATCCCGGCTTGCCCTCGCATCCGCAGCATGCGCTGGCCGGTGAATTGTTCCGCGCTTTTGGCAGTCTGTTCAGTTTTGAGTTGCGTGCGGATGTCGATTGCTTCGATTATCTGAATCGTCTTCGTCTGGCCATTCCCGCTAGCAATTTAGGCGATACGCGTACGCTGGTGATCCCTGTGGCGCACACGATCTTTTTCGAAATGGGTGCCGAGCGACGCGCGTCGATGGGGATCGCTGAATCATTGATCAGGGTCTCGGTGGGTATCGAAGATACCGTCGACCTGGTGGAAGATTTCCGGCAGGCGCTCGGACAGGACACGCAGGCGAGCTAG
- a CDS encoding TIGR00730 family Rossman fold protein, with protein MHSLCVYCGASSGNSAPYVDAARLMGKALVEHDIALVYGGGQIGLMGAIADEVLRLGGSATGVIPHALLGKEVGHPGLTKLHVVKDMHERKAMMAELSDGFIAMPGGMGTMEELFEMLTWSQLGFHDKPIGLLNVMGFYDGLIGFVDHMVTEGFLRAHHRQLLMQDTVAASLVGKLRSYRPGQIAKLLNDNAARTLVS; from the coding sequence ATCCACTCCCTGTGCGTCTATTGCGGCGCATCCAGCGGCAATTCCGCGCCCTATGTTGATGCTGCCCGCTTGATGGGCAAGGCGCTCGTCGAGCACGATATCGCGCTGGTCTATGGTGGTGGACAGATCGGTCTGATGGGTGCGATCGCTGACGAAGTATTACGACTTGGCGGCAGCGCTACAGGCGTCATCCCGCATGCATTACTCGGCAAGGAAGTCGGCCACCCCGGCCTGACCAAACTCCATGTCGTCAAGGACATGCATGAGCGCAAGGCGATGATGGCGGAGTTATCCGATGGCTTCATTGCGATGCCTGGCGGCATGGGAACCATGGAAGAGCTGTTTGAAATGCTGACCTGGTCCCAGCTAGGCTTCCATGACAAACCGATTGGCTTGCTCAATGTGATGGGGTTCTATGATGGCCTGATCGGCTTCGTCGATCACATGGTGACCGAAGGCTTTCTGCGAGCGCATCATCGGCAACTGCTGATGCAGGATACTGTCGCAGCCAGCCTGGTCGGCAAGCTGCGCAGCTATCGGCCCGGGCAGATCGCCAAGCTGCTCAATGACAATGCGGCCCGCACCCTCGTATCCTAG
- a CDS encoding TetR/AcrR family transcriptional regulator, with protein sequence MTTQLKAPRRTRERILDLSLLLFNEFGEPNITTTVIADQMKISPGNLYYHFRNKDDIVNSIFVQFEGEISHMLTVPESRHPTIEDVWHYLHLMFELVWRYRFFYRDLSDLLSRNRKVEVDFKKILVHKTHVARHLCIGLRNDQALEAGDVEIDALATNMVVVATYWLSYEYVNNPRKYSEQQASADALVRGCYQVLSLIRPYLRGETQVRFDKLAEDHRKKLT encoded by the coding sequence ATGACGACGCAACTCAAAGCACCGCGCCGCACCCGCGAGCGGATCCTCGATCTGTCACTGCTGCTGTTCAACGAATTCGGCGAACCTAATATCACAACCACGGTGATCGCCGACCAGATGAAAATTTCTCCCGGCAACCTGTATTACCATTTTCGGAACAAGGACGACATCGTCAATTCCATTTTCGTCCAGTTCGAGGGCGAGATTTCTCATATGTTGACGGTGCCGGAAAGTCGCCATCCGACCATCGAGGATGTCTGGCATTACCTGCACCTGATGTTCGAGCTGGTCTGGCGCTATCGTTTTTTCTATCGCGACCTGAGTGACCTGCTGTCACGCAATCGCAAAGTCGAGGTCGACTTCAAGAAAATCCTGGTGCACAAAACCCATGTCGCGCGCCACCTGTGTATCGGCTTGCGCAACGACCAGGCGCTGGAAGCCGGCGACGTCGAAATTGATGCACTGGCCACCAACATGGTGGTCGTCGCGACCTACTGGCTGTCCTACGAATACGTCAACAATCCCCGCAAATACAGCGAACAGCAGGCCAGCGCGGATGCACTGGTACGTGGCTGCTACCAGGTCCTGTCGCTGATCCGGCCCTATCTGCGCGGCGAGACCCAGGTGCGCTTCGACAAACTGGCTGAAGACCACCGAAAGAAACTGACATGA
- a CDS encoding fasciclin domain-containing protein: protein MKPRSHPALLFAAMLALSAGTASASDLVDTADTSGGFKMFLATVKAAGMTDSLRHQGPFTVFAPSDEAFAKLPDGEVESLMKDKAKLARVLSRHIVPGKLLVAEVKPGPVKTIQGDSIKLTSDNGMITVDGARVTQSDLKADNGVIQVIDKVILP, encoded by the coding sequence ATGAAACCACGCTCACACCCTGCGCTACTCTTCGCCGCCATGCTGGCCCTGTCAGCGGGCACTGCCAGTGCAAGCGACCTGGTCGACACGGCCGACACCTCCGGCGGATTCAAGATGTTCCTGGCGACGGTGAAGGCGGCTGGCATGACCGATTCGCTACGTCATCAGGGCCCTTTCACCGTGTTCGCGCCCAGTGACGAAGCCTTTGCAAAACTGCCCGACGGTGAAGTTGAGTCGCTCATGAAAGACAAAGCCAAGCTGGCCCGGGTGCTGTCCCGCCATATCGTCCCGGGCAAACTACTGGTCGCCGAGGTCAAGCCAGGGCCCGTGAAAACCATTCAGGGCGACTCGATCAAACTGACTTCCGACAACGGCATGATTACCGTTGACGGCGCGCGCGTCACGCAAAGTGACCTGAAGGCCGACAACGGCGTGATCCAGGTCATCGACAAGGTAATCCTGCCCTGA
- a CDS encoding TetR/AcrR family transcriptional regulator encodes MIPVQKLTFKQQQLLVREAAIIEAVHGLLARKGYDLMTMDEVAAEVGIAKASLYKHFASKESLAAAAMISLIENTLAHVRALPSGMSAIDQLRGILRWALEVRLEGGLPMLPSDNKFLRESLLDNPKYISRVMDLNELLAGLIETARAAGVLRQDLPVEVILLTVYARSCDPSVDYLKMMGVHSDAQIVDFMLTTCFGGLAGMPLPA; translated from the coding sequence ATGATTCCTGTTCAAAAACTTACCTTCAAGCAGCAGCAACTTCTGGTCAGGGAAGCTGCCATCATCGAAGCCGTTCATGGTTTGCTCGCCCGCAAGGGATACGATTTGATGACGATGGATGAGGTGGCTGCCGAGGTCGGCATCGCGAAGGCCAGTCTGTACAAGCATTTTGCGTCGAAGGAGTCGCTGGCGGCAGCCGCGATGATCAGCCTGATTGAAAATACGCTTGCCCACGTGCGAGCATTGCCGTCCGGTATGTCAGCGATCGACCAGTTGCGCGGCATCTTGCGCTGGGCGCTCGAAGTCCGGCTGGAAGGTGGCTTGCCGATGCTGCCTTCTGACAATAAATTCCTGCGTGAATCGTTGCTCGACAATCCGAAGTACATCAGTCGCGTCATGGATCTCAACGAGTTGCTGGCCGGATTGATCGAGACCGCCCGTGCGGCTGGCGTACTACGTCAGGATTTGCCGGTCGAAGTCATCCTGCTGACGGTTTATGCACGCTCGTGCGATCCAAGTGTTGATTATCTGAAAATGATGGGCGTTCATAGCGACGCACAAATCGTCGATTTCATGCTGACGACCTGTTTTGGCGGACTGGCCGGGATGCCACTACCTGCCTGA
- a CDS encoding esterase/lipase family protein — MIRRLTRWLLALQGLAVAGVAWALLQLAHLQSPALALALGVGLVVAIRLSITASGFYLAWRYRSETPAPYRINRRMAARLFCTEFSASMISASWSMPFFRVGKRPAAQPEGLPVLLIHGYGCNSGYWRSMSRRLSAANITHHGIDLEPPLAGIDSYVPAIARAVDTLARDSHCRQVILVVHSMGGLISRAYLREHGCDRLAAVITLGTPHHGTALARGGIGINSQQMCCSADNTPSAWLQQLAGSETTQTRGLFTTIYSHHDNIVSPQCSAHLEGATNLAVAGIGHVALGMDSGIQERVIARIRQVVASRPVRQNRSSA, encoded by the coding sequence ATGATACGGCGACTGACTCGCTGGCTGCTCGCCCTCCAGGGTTTGGCCGTCGCCGGTGTTGCCTGGGCACTGCTGCAACTGGCACACCTGCAGTCGCCTGCGCTGGCCCTCGCGCTCGGTGTCGGATTGGTAGTCGCCATCAGGTTATCCATCACAGCCAGTGGCTTTTACCTGGCCTGGCGCTATCGCAGCGAAACACCCGCGCCGTATCGCATTAACCGGCGCATGGCGGCGCGATTGTTTTGCACCGAGTTCAGCGCCAGCATGATCAGTGCGAGCTGGAGCATGCCTTTTTTCAGGGTAGGCAAACGTCCGGCGGCGCAGCCCGAAGGATTGCCGGTATTGCTAATCCACGGTTATGGCTGCAACAGCGGTTACTGGCGCTCCATGAGCCGGCGGCTTAGCGCTGCCAACATCACGCACCATGGAATCGATCTTGAACCGCCACTGGCCGGTATCGACAGCTACGTACCAGCGATCGCCCGGGCGGTCGACACGCTGGCCCGCGACAGCCACTGCCGCCAGGTCATCCTGGTCGTCCACAGCATGGGAGGATTGATCAGCCGTGCTTACTTGCGCGAGCACGGCTGCGACCGACTCGCTGCGGTCATCACTTTAGGCACGCCGCATCACGGCACCGCACTGGCACGGGGAGGTATCGGTATCAACTCGCAGCAGATGTGCTGCAGTGCCGACAACACGCCCAGCGCATGGCTACAGCAACTGGCGGGCAGCGAGACAACACAGACACGCGGGCTCTTCACAACGATCTATTCGCATCATGACAATATCGTCTCGCCGCAATGTTCGGCCCATCTTGAGGGTGCGACCAACCTCGCCGTTGCCGGCATTGGTCACGTCGCACTCGGCATGGACAGCGGCATACAGGAGCGTGTGATCGCCCGGATCAGGCAGGTAGTGGCATCCCGGCCAGTCCGCCAAAACAGGTCGTCAGCATGA
- a CDS encoding RDD family protein yields the protein MPDTSPVPVAPPSVLRRLAVMLYEGMLLFGVLFIAGWLFGTLLQQRHALYLRGILQYWLFFVMGAYFIWFWSHGGQTLAMKTWRVRLVAADGSAVSVLQAAARFLLSWLWVVPGLILAWRFQAQGWMLILIPAANVVILASLCWLDPSRRFLHDRLARTKLIGVPELKKK from the coding sequence ATGCCGGATACCTCCCCTGTTCCTGTAGCACCTCCGTCCGTACTGCGCCGCCTTGCCGTCATGCTCTATGAGGGCATGCTGCTGTTCGGCGTGTTATTCATTGCCGGCTGGCTGTTCGGCACATTGCTGCAGCAACGCCATGCACTGTACCTGCGCGGCATCCTCCAGTACTGGCTCTTCTTTGTGATGGGTGCCTACTTCATCTGGTTTTGGAGTCACGGTGGCCAGACGCTGGCCATGAAAACCTGGCGGGTACGGCTGGTCGCCGCCGATGGCTCTGCTGTTTCGGTACTGCAGGCTGCGGCGCGTTTCCTGTTGAGCTGGCTGTGGGTGGTACCAGGATTAATACTGGCCTGGCGCTTCCAGGCGCAGGGCTGGATGCTGATCCTGATTCCAGCAGCCAATGTGGTGATCCTGGCAAGCTTGTGCTGGCTCGATCCGTCCCGGCGATTTCTCCATGATCGTCTGGCGCGCACCAAGCTGATCGGGGTTCCGGAGCTAAAAAAGAAGTAG
- a CDS encoding DUF3106 domain-containing protein yields MTMSNGKRWLVTGLLACATLAGLAAVAVPLVAKQPEATSLNPGPATPAAKSVEPDTRPRWNELTPTQQNALAPLAADWNKIEIFRKKKWMEIGNRFNGMNPDEQGRVQERMREWAKLTPDERRVAREIYVRTKKLDATQKSAQWQEYQQLTEDQKKKLAADVPAKKRVSNLPISAPGSTPAAAPKRYEKAVTNKPAMTPSSAAEVAPLAVPQTPAPAAATTR; encoded by the coding sequence ATGACCATGTCCAATGGAAAACGCTGGCTGGTGACCGGCCTGCTGGCGTGCGCTACGCTGGCAGGATTGGCCGCTGTTGCCGTCCCGCTGGTAGCCAAACAACCTGAGGCAACCAGCCTCAATCCAGGCCCGGCGACACCTGCCGCAAAATCCGTTGAACCTGATACCCGTCCCCGATGGAATGAGCTGACGCCAACCCAGCAAAACGCGCTCGCGCCGCTGGCCGCTGACTGGAACAAGATCGAAATATTTCGCAAAAAAAAATGGATGGAGATAGGCAACCGCTTCAACGGGATGAATCCTGATGAACAAGGCCGTGTCCAGGAGCGCATGCGCGAATGGGCCAAGCTGACACCGGACGAACGCCGGGTTGCACGCGAAATTTATGTCCGCACCAAAAAACTTGACGCTACCCAGAAATCCGCCCAGTGGCAGGAATATCAGCAGTTGACCGAAGATCAAAAGAAAAAACTGGCCGCCGATGTCCCCGCAAAAAAACGCGTGTCGAACTTGCCGATATCGGCTCCCGGCAGTACGCCGGCCGCCGCACCGAAGCGCTACGAAAAAGCGGTTACTAACAAACCTGCCATGACGCCATCATCTGCCGCCGAAGTGGCCCCATTGGCCGTTCCCCAGACTCCCGCGCCCGCCGCCGCAACAACCCGATAA
- a CDS encoding DUF3619 family protein, translated as MNTRELNFAYKVRHALNENLDNLPMATTDRLAAARKKALAVKRQDSPLKVLAARHVLAGPAAGFFSTTPSWFNRVGLIIPLLALVAGLSGMYQFEKQQRISDTADIDAAVLSDELPLSAYLDYGFSAYLARQTD; from the coding sequence ATGAATACCCGGGAATTAAACTTCGCCTACAAAGTTCGGCACGCCCTGAATGAAAATCTTGACAACCTGCCAATGGCAACCACAGACCGGCTTGCCGCCGCGCGCAAGAAAGCGCTTGCCGTAAAACGCCAGGACTCACCGTTGAAGGTACTCGCCGCTCGACACGTTCTGGCCGGACCCGCTGCTGGATTTTTCAGTACGACACCATCCTGGTTTAACCGGGTCGGTCTGATTATCCCGCTGCTGGCATTGGTCGCTGGCCTGTCGGGCATGTACCAATTTGAAAAACAGCAGCGTATTAGCGATACGGCCGATATTGATGCGGCAGTCTTGTCCGACGAACTGCCCTTGTCGGCATATCTGGATTATGGTTTTAGCGCCTATCTGGCAAGGCAGACAGACTGA
- a CDS encoding RNA polymerase sigma factor: protein MATDKELSDFLENVERRAFKQAIYAVRKEESALDIVQDAMIKLSQSYGDKPPAELPLLFQRILQNTIHDYFRREKVRNTWVTLFSSMTGNGDAGDEFELLDHYNADDNVQASESGADKLQREQTLSAIDHEVQKLPARQREAFLMRYWQDLDVAETAAAMGCSEGSVKTHCSRATHTLAQALKAKGITL from the coding sequence ATGGCAACTGACAAAGAACTTTCCGACTTTCTTGAAAATGTAGAGCGACGCGCCTTCAAACAGGCCATCTATGCGGTCCGCAAAGAAGAGTCGGCGCTCGACATCGTTCAGGATGCGATGATCAAATTGTCACAAAGTTACGGCGACAAACCGCCGGCCGAGTTACCGCTGCTGTTCCAGCGCATTCTACAAAATACAATCCACGATTACTTCCGGCGTGAAAAAGTCCGCAACACGTGGGTCACGCTGTTCTCCAGCATGACCGGAAACGGCGACGCGGGCGACGAATTTGAACTGCTCGACCATTACAACGCCGACGACAATGTGCAGGCGTCGGAGTCCGGTGCCGACAAGCTGCAGCGGGAACAGACGCTCAGTGCCATCGATCACGAGGTACAAAAACTTCCAGCTCGTCAACGCGAAGCATTTCTGATGCGTTACTGGCAGGACCTCGACGTAGCCGAAACGGCTGCTGCCATGGGGTGTTCCGAAGGGAGCGTTAAAACGCACTGTTCACGCGCTACCCACACCCTGGCCCAAGCGCTAAAAGCCAAAGGAATTACGTTATGA